One Streptomyces sp. NBC_01237 genomic region harbors:
- a CDS encoding rhodanese-like domain-containing protein, whose translation MTTPAPRVLDTDQAHDRIDTLTVIDVRTPGEYAAGHLPGAHNIPLDQIRRALPALKEAAERADLLIVCASGARSGNAAKTLTTHGIPAATLTGGTTAWAQRNHQLHHPAACDLPTTVWGMERQVRLTAGTLVLIGLALGLLHPAFHLISAAIAGGLVASALTNTCGMAAILAKFPHNRPRMTDLNSTLDALRNA comes from the coding sequence ATGACCACCCCCGCCCCCCGCGTCCTTGACACCGACCAGGCGCACGACCGCATCGACACCCTGACCGTCATCGACGTGCGCACCCCCGGCGAATACGCCGCCGGCCACCTGCCCGGCGCACACAACATCCCCCTCGACCAGATCAGGCGCGCCCTGCCCGCGCTCAAGGAGGCCGCCGAACGGGCCGACCTCCTCATCGTCTGCGCCTCCGGAGCCCGCTCCGGGAACGCCGCCAAGACCCTCACCACCCACGGCATCCCCGCAGCCACCCTCACCGGCGGCACCACGGCCTGGGCCCAGCGCAATCATCAGCTCCACCACCCGGCCGCCTGCGACCTCCCGACGACCGTCTGGGGCATGGAGCGCCAAGTCCGCCTCACCGCAGGCACCCTCGTCCTGATCGGCCTCGCCCTCGGCCTACTTCACCCCGCTTTCCATCTCATCTCCGCAGCCATCGCCGGCGGGCTTGTCGCCTCCGCCCTCACCAACACCTGCGGCATGGCCGCCATCCTCGCCAAATTCCCCCACAACCGCCCCCGCATGACGGACCTCAACTCCACGCTCGACGCCCTGCGCAACGCATGA
- a CDS encoding sulfite exporter TauE/SafE family protein, with product MTTLLLALVAGAIIGIALGGLGGGGSILAVPALIYLLDFTPAAATTASLIIVAATTATSLNAHARDGNVNWRTGLLFAGAGIVPAMLGGALADRLPAALLTGAFSVIALLAGVRMLHSRRADDDQDRPVRRAQAAGAGAGLGAVTGFLGVGGGFLAVPALISILGLKMKAAVGTSLLVITITSLAALTARTGTADGLRWEVIAPFTGAAILGAWDGKRIASKISSALLQRVFAIVLIAVAAVMLLDAFV from the coding sequence GTGACGACCCTGCTCCTGGCCCTGGTCGCAGGCGCAATCATCGGCATCGCACTCGGAGGACTGGGCGGAGGCGGCAGCATCCTCGCCGTGCCCGCCCTGATCTACCTGCTCGACTTCACGCCCGCCGCGGCCACCACCGCCAGCCTGATCATCGTCGCCGCCACCACCGCCACCTCCCTGAACGCCCACGCCCGCGACGGCAACGTCAACTGGCGCACCGGCCTGCTCTTCGCCGGCGCAGGCATCGTGCCGGCGATGCTCGGCGGAGCACTGGCAGACCGACTGCCCGCGGCCCTACTCACCGGCGCGTTCTCCGTGATCGCCCTGCTCGCCGGAGTGCGCATGCTGCACTCCCGCCGAGCCGATGACGATCAGGACCGGCCGGTGCGACGTGCCCAGGCAGCCGGTGCCGGTGCCGGACTCGGCGCGGTCACCGGCTTCCTCGGAGTCGGCGGCGGCTTTCTCGCCGTACCCGCACTGATCAGCATCCTCGGCCTGAAGATGAAGGCCGCCGTCGGCACCAGCCTCCTTGTCATCACCATCACCTCGCTCGCCGCCCTCACCGCACGTACCGGCACCGCCGACGGACTGCGCTGGGAAGTCATCGCGCCCTTCACCGGCGCCGCCATCCTCGGCGCCTGGGACGGCAAGCGGATCGCCTCGAAGATCTCCAGCGCCCTGCTGCAACGGGTCTTCGCCATCGTCCTGATCGCCGTGGCCGCCGTCATGCTCCTCGACGCATTCGTCTAG